The sequence below is a genomic window from Chloroflexota bacterium.
GAGAGCGTGGTGCGCGTAATGAAACCCTATAAACTGGCCTCGCGGGGATTCAAGTCTCAGGATACATTGGTCACCATTGATGGGGTTGAGGTAGGGGGACAGCGTGTCGTCGTAATGGCTGGACCATGTGCTGTAGAGCATCGCAATCAACTCATGGAAACGGCGAGGGGGGTAAAGAAAGCGGGTGCCAGTATCGTCAGAGGAGGTGCCTTCAAACCGCGCACTTCCCCCTTTAGCTTCCAGGGACTGCGAAAGGCTGGCCTTGAACTGCTGGCTGAGATGCGGCAGGAAGTAGGTTTGCCTGTCATCACTGAGGTGGTAGATCCCAGCCAAGTCAATATGATTTCCAAATATGCCGATATCCTTCAAGTAGGTGCCCGCAATATGCAAAACTTTCCCCTGCTGACAAAGTTGGGCAAGAGCAAGCGCCCAGTAGTATTGAAGAGAGGACTGTCGGCGACTGTAGCCGAGTGGCTTACAGCCGCCGACTACTTGCTCGCCGAGGGAAACGAGCAGGTAATCCTCTGCGAGCGGGGCATCAGGAGCTTTGAAGACAGCGTGCGCTTTTCTCTGGACATAAGCTCCATAGCTGTGGTCAAGAAATTCAGCCACTTGCCGGTTATCGTCGATCCCAGTCATGCCGCTGGCCACCACGACCTGGTGGGCCCGTTAGCCAAAGCGGCTGTCGCTGCTGGTGCTGATGGACTCCTCATCGAGGTCCATGTCAATCCCCAAGAAGCTCTTGTTGACGGCCTGCAATCTCTTTCCATCCCAAAATTCGAGAAGCTGATGAATGAACTCCGGCAGATAGCAAAGTCCGTGGGCAAGTCTATCTGATGTAAGTCATGGCAGAACATCGGGCCTTGCCTTGAACTCCCAAGTGAAACTAATCATGCAGTCTTGCTTCCACTGCGCCGTTTCGGGTCTTGTAGGTATTGCAATTCCTGTCTGACCCCATTATAATAATGGCGTCTTTGAAAAAGCCGCCGGCCAGTGTTGCTGTCAATGTGTTGTCCGATTGGGCAGAATGCAGGTGTGCGAACTGGGAGCCGACGTAACGGCATCAAAAGAAAGGAGGGTGTATGAACCGAATCGTTAAAAAAGCTCTGCTCCCCAGTCTCATGGTGTTGGTCCTGGTATTACCTCTGTTTGCGGCCTTGGGTTGTGGTGACGAAGGTGAGAAGACCTACAAGATTGGTGCTCTCTTCGCCGTAACCGGCCGCAATGCCCCCTTAGGCGTGCCAGAAAAGAATGTGGCTATTATGCTGGAGAAGCAGATAAATGACGCTGGCGGCATCAATGGCCGCAAACTGAAAATCATCGTTTATGACACTGCAAGCGACGAGACCACATGCGTCACTCTAGCGAAGAAGCTTATCGCCCAAGACAAGGTCAGCGCTATAGTCGGCCCTACCTCTACTGGTGAGAGTATCGCCCTGATAGACACTGTTACCAAGAATAAGATTCCTATGGTGTCCTGCGCCGCTAGCTATAAGATAGTGGAGCCTGTCGCAGACAGATACTGGGTATTTAAGACTCCCCAAAGTGATCGGTTGGCAGCGGGTGAAATCTTCGCCCACGCACAGCAGCAGGGCATAACCAAGGTGGCTACTATCTGCGACACCGCTGGCTTTGGCAAGAACGGTGAGGAGGCCTTGGGGCAGGAAGCTCCCAAGTACGGCATTACCATTGTGACCAAGGAGAGCTACGGTCCAGAAGACACCGATATGACCACGCAACTCACCAAGATAAAGGGCACCAATGCTCAGGCTATAATCTGCTGGGGAACCAATCCCGGCCCGGCAGTCATCGCTAAGAATAAGAAGACCCTGGGTATAGACCTTCCCCTTTACAACAGCCACGGCATAGCTAATCAGGAGTTCATTACCTTAGCCGGCGATGCGGCCAATGGGGTCATCTTCCCTGCGGGCAAGATCATAGCTCTGGATGCGGTATCTGATAGCGATCCGCAGAAGGCAGTGCTCCAGCAGCTTCTGACCGACTACCAGGCCGCCTACAACAAGACCCCCAATACCTTTGCCGGATATGCCTGGGATGCTATCCAGATGGTGGTAATGGCCATGAAAGCGGTAGGCGATAACAAGGCAAAGATAAGGGACTACCTTGAGAACAACATAAAGAACTTCCCCGGCACAGGCGGGGTATTCAACATGTCCCCAGAGGACCACAATGGCCTTGGTCCTGGCGCTTTCCTCATGGTCAAAATCGTAGACGGCAAGTGGACAGCAATACAGTAGAATAGTCTGTAACCCAATCACCACCTGGGGCTGAGAGATAATCAATGGCCAGGTGGTGATTGGGGGTATCCGTAATGTCTTCTGACCAACTGGTCCAGTATTTATTTACGGGCCTTACTCAGGGCAGCCTGTATGCACTTATTGCCCTGGGTTTCGCCATCACTTTTACGGTCACAGGCATTATCAACTTCGCCCAGGGTGAATTTGTCATGCTGGGCGGCATGATTTCCTATTTGATCCTTGACAACACAAACATACCCATCGGCGCTGCATTCTTAATCTCAATCATAGCGGTCTCTCTAACTGGCGTTCTCCTAGAACGGTTGGCGATTCGACCAGCCAGAAATGCTCCTGTGGTGACTCTGATTATCATCACCATAGGAGCCTCAATTTTTATTAGGGGCATGGTAGGAGAGTT
It includes:
- the aroF gene encoding 3-deoxy-7-phosphoheptulonate synthase, which codes for MIVEMKKGAAKGDVQRVVERARDMGLGTQLNYGTEKIVIAILGSNTGQLSTDIFAVLPGVESVVRVMKPYKLASRGFKSQDTLVTIDGVEVGGQRVVVMAGPCAVEHRNQLMETARGVKKAGASIVRGGAFKPRTSPFSFQGLRKAGLELLAEMRQEVGLPVITEVVDPSQVNMISKYADILQVGARNMQNFPLLTKLGKSKRPVVLKRGLSATVAEWLTAADYLLAEGNEQVILCERGIRSFEDSVRFSLDISSIAVVKKFSHLPVIVDPSHAAGHHDLVGPLAKAAVAAGADGLLIEVHVNPQEALVDGLQSLSIPKFEKLMNELRQIAKSVGKSI
- a CDS encoding ABC transporter substrate-binding protein, with translation MNRIVKKALLPSLMVLVLVLPLFAALGCGDEGEKTYKIGALFAVTGRNAPLGVPEKNVAIMLEKQINDAGGINGRKLKIIVYDTASDETTCVTLAKKLIAQDKVSAIVGPTSTGESIALIDTVTKNKIPMVSCAASYKIVEPVADRYWVFKTPQSDRLAAGEIFAHAQQQGITKVATICDTAGFGKNGEEALGQEAPKYGITIVTKESYGPEDTDMTTQLTKIKGTNAQAIICWGTNPGPAVIAKNKKTLGIDLPLYNSHGIANQEFITLAGDAANGVIFPAGKIIALDAVSDSDPQKAVLQQLLTDYQAAYNKTPNTFAGYAWDAIQMVVMAMKAVGDNKAKIRDYLENNIKNFPGTGGVFNMSPEDHNGLGPGAFLMVKIVDGKWTAIQ